In the genome of Aphidius gifuensis isolate YNYX2018 linkage group LG6, ASM1490517v1, whole genome shotgun sequence, the window GTGTCCATTCGACGTCGAAATTCGAGCTCGAAACGACATCGAAAGGTGACGTTTTTCGACGTCGAACCGATGTCGATCCGACTGTGGCGCGTCATACGgtgataatattaacatatttATGATAGGGCTCAGTAGATGGCAGAGTGAGTGATTTTCATCAGATTTATTTACGTATCATTAATTTGAGCAGGGATAGGCATACTGTGAGTTTTTGAGTTGTTTACAATTATCCAGAAATGAAACGTTTAAAACAggataaattacatgtatttcatttgttaaataaataaatgactaaggacaagcagtagctaaggaaaagacgtagctaaggaattaatgtgactaaggaattatttccttgaaacataattttggCAATTACTTAGCTACTGCCTCTTCtggaaatttgtatttttaaaaataaatttacatgtattttatttataaataaataaaatgtccaaggaaaagcagtagctataaaagatgtagctaggaattaatgtgactaatgaattatttccttgaaatataattcttgtaagttagctactgcttttcttgaaattgtatttttgaaaaataaatttacatgcattttatttatagaataaataaaaatgtccgaaaacagtagctaaggaaaagatgtagctaaggaataatgtgactaatgaattatttccttgaaatataattcttataactaattccttagctactgctttttcttgaaatttgtatttttgaaaataaatttacatgcattttatttatagaataaataaaaatgtccaaaagTAGTATTAATGAAAAGATGTAttaggaattaatgtgactatgaattatttccttgaaatataatttggcaacattaattctttagtaacaattttatttatcttagtaattttgacattttatttattaaataaataatattcatgtaattttatttttaaaaattaaaatgcttgaaaagcagtagctataAGATAGCTataattaatgtgactaatgaattatttccttgaaatatattggcaacattaattttcaGTCATTAATTAGCTAcatttccttggacattttattctaaaaataaaatacatgtatttttcagAAATGATAACGTTAGCAGTAGAATATGTagctaaatatattatgtggtaagcaacattaataccttctggtagaaatatttctcgtTAGCtttccggcattactccgttttcATTTGAGCAACTACTGCATGAGGTTGGTAAAATTAGCATGAAATTGAttgagaaattactccggcatgaaattgatgCGAAATTCATGAAACTGATAGAAATtgaaatggcggagaaattcaTATTGGTGccgaatatttttatatcatgccggagtaatttttgcCATCAACCTCACGTCGGagtaatttataacaaatgccggagtaatgccagtaatatttccaccagggttaGCTACATGTTTTCTTAGCTACACTttgaaattttagaaataaatgacatgtatttcatttgttgaataaataaatgactatgacaagcagtagctaaggaaagatgtagcaaaaaattttatggtaAAATTTGAGCTACTGAGAGATCAGTTTTATCCGTTTTATCCTGTTTCAAACGTTTCATTCATGGATATTGTAAGCAACTCAAAACTCACAGATGCTCATTGCGTAAGGTTAtggcattttttaatttattgcttttaatgatattgctaataaaaaattgtacctATATATAGAACTTGACTCTACTGCCATCTATCAAAATTCAATGCGCGATTATTTTATGAACAAGTCGAAACGACGTCGATCCGACATCGAATAGCGTCATCGACAGTTTCGAGCTCGAAATTCGACGTCGAACGGAGCGTTGAAATCGAGCGctattcgacgtcgaatagACATTAGATTTCTATGTATTCTTTACGAGTCGACTCGTTCACACGGACCGAGGTCCGTGAACGGATCTTGCCTTGAGTAGAGATGTGAGATCCGTTCACGGACCTCGATCCGTGTGGACGAGTCGACTCGTATTCATTCGAGAATAGCCCCCCTGGGCGTATTtctatctaaaataaaaatttggtaaaaaatttctacttataaaaaaaaaaaaaaaattggtttcttgtggcattaaaaaataaaaacaaatcaatatgataaataaataataattttaagacgACAACataattgcatttattttagtaGAATACTGTTAATCAAATTGTCTATATTCAAAAGCAATTTGATttcttatttcatttttaaaatcaatttcattgtaaaacattgataaaaaataaaatgtattttttaatctacCAAATGCTTCAactttatgataattaatttgtgcTTTAATAagataatatttgaatttcgaataattaattttgtttattaccaTATTTTGGTGCTGTTTCTATAAGACGCATTTAGTATATAATACAAATGCGTTTGCTTGATCAAACCATCCACCATGTGATAAATAGCATTAATAATAGCATCATCAATGACATAATTTAGTGCTTAATTTGGCATACCAATTGTTAATTGTATATTTGCTAAATGCGCATTTTAACAATAGCCtcataatatgataaataataatgataatcacATATTTCAAATGCATGATTTAGTAATACTATTGATTTTGTACCAGATGTACCATCACTTGGATGAACTAATTATTTGACTTGATGATATTATAGCACGTACACGATTTTgtggatttaaatttttacgcaattcaatatcatcaatgtAATTTAACCCATTTGGATAATCACTTTTTGCAAGACAAAATTTACTTTCAGCAACAATTGAACGATCATGTCTCATCATTTAGTAAATTCATATTGTTTATGCAACATCCaaatctttaaaataaatataaaataaataaataaatttttcatctaaatcaatggtattaaaattttaaaaaatttcgtaatttttctcagtattgaattaatttattctgattataaattaattagttaccagtaaaaatcttaaaaataattgttgaaaaacaGCTATTTTATCAGAATTATGAttagttaaagaaaaaataaaattattcattagaaCAATAAcgaaaagtgaaaaataaaaaaaaaaaaaaaaactatatttatattttaaggtTGATTCTGGAAATCTGAAATcgcaacagattttttttttttttatcttatgtttaaatgaaataattatctacattgtcaatttttttcaatttttttttgtgtggtttttttgagatatttactgtcaaagttgacaactttaacacgcaagATATAGGCGgtacatcatatttttattaataactttttcaaaacgcAACAGAAAACGTTAAATTTCTATCAGTTTGTAGTGCTAGAAAAGACGAATTTTtggtataaatttttagtatttcgtctgttgcgttttaaaaataaataactttaaaattcaaaaatttcgcGAGAAGCGCAGCACACagacatgaacacaagcatggtttCACTGTACGATGTAATCTTCGCTTGCTAGTGTGTAGCCacgcacacacatactactaaagaacttagttttttcatcagtggcgccacaaaaaattttaggacacgggaataaaaaatagcgttattgatatacgggcccttcgtggcataaatattggttcggTGATGCGActgggaatcaaccttaaaaattatagcttataaatttttaatttaactatgtttataaatatagtatTTAGACAAATTGTCTATGTTTTAGGCAACAGAATATAAGgctcatctttttttttggtgaaaaacaaataaaatttaaatattcaacaataagCTCAAGTTGTGACTTGTGAggatgattaaatatataatttctgttggatttttattaactttttaattataaattaagttggtgaatttttttaacaaaatacattttatctattttaacaacatgttgtcaataaaataggcatatttgaaaaaaaaaaaacaagtaagtACTTTTGAACgaataatacatattttttgtcaAGTTTTGTAACTACTTGATCAGTCTATTTggaattaatttcaaatgattATATGTATCGAAGTTATCACACAAATAATCAGTCCAAGTGTTTACATGAATACAAACtgtgtaattttatataatgctTAAAACTATtgaatggataaaaaaataattataaagtacttaaagaaaatcaatatttCATTGTCATACTATTTTGATAATGTTTCACAATGAAAAAGATTGATTAACGaacattttttgttgattgcTTTGttataaaagttgaaaaaaaaaaaataaacaaaactaaaattaattcaagttaATTATTTGGAACGAGGTATGCGGAAACTTTggtcaaaatttttaatgcatCCTCTGATGCTTTATACACTCGTTTTAGATCGTCTTGCTTGCTTTTTTCGGCTTCGCCAAGTTCCACAAATGAAAGCTGAAAATAGACagtaattaaaacaattatacaataaaatttcgatattaaCTTACAATATTTTCACTGTTTAATAGTTGAGACAGAAGCTCGACATTAATGAAATTCttcactttttttataatcatgcACATGATTGTTTTTGGTACAAGGTCCTGGACTGTTTTTGTAACAATACTCATGTATGAAtcaactaaaattttaaatttatccacTTCTTGAGTTATTTTAGgatttgtttgaaatttttcgtgcaaatcatcatcttcatcctgtaaataataataaattttacacatatttataaaaataatctgtaAAACGTATTggtaaaatgttttttcataattaaaatggAATATCTcaccataataattttttttgtcatagaCTGAGCATTTTGCAAAGACTTTTCATCTGctctaaaaaaacaaaaaaattaattgattaattgtcaaaaaaacaTGAAGTTTACTTACAATTGAATATGATATAATTGAAAGTAGATTTAcgtaactatttttttttttttttttttgaaaaataaaatataaatcaaacgCTGTACTCACTTCTCAAGTCCAACAAAGTCAACATGTTTCGTATTGATGTATGATAGTTCAAATTCCAAAAGATCACACAACTGTTTTTGACACTGTTTTTcacatgtttttaaatatgtcattaatttttcttcagtGAGTTCTTGCAATCTCGGATAACGAGccatctataaaaataaaaacgaaaatatcAGCAATTATTTTCAGCAATAAGAGTAAAtacatttaatgaaaattaactGACCACTTTTGTGCAGTCATACAAGAGTTGATTCAGCTCTTCAATCACCTCACTGACACAATCAACTGCTGGTTTTTTCAAATGACTGATTTGTTTTTTAGCAACAGCTTCAAAGGCCATGTCCGGAGTGAACATGCCAAGTCGTACACCTAAATTAACAATGCGTTTACATGTATTAAAAACAgagaaattgaaataattaatttttacttcaAAAAATACTCACCACGGATATTTAATATAGCAAGTTTGATTTCTCGACGGACAGTATCATTACCGGAAAGTGTAATTGCTGTAATTTCTCTTGGCAATTTTTCATGCATCAAGTAGCATATTTTCGAGCCTCCATTTAAGAACTCTCCAATTTCATCTGATTCGTAACAACCAATTGTGTTTACAAATTTCGAACGAAGTTCATTGACCATCCTTGttacataataaatatcattaaaatcaaatagaaatttaaaaattatcaaaaacatgaAAGACTTTGAAGTCTTAAAAAACTTACTGTATCATTGATTTAGTTTTTGAGGCTGAATCGTCAAGATTCATGTCGTCCATGTTCAAGTCTTTTTCATACAATTGCTTTTGATCTAgcaatttttttcgtaaagCCGGCAAACTTTCTCGAATATGAGTTGTGAGTTGTTGGTTCAACACTTTTTGAAGATATGGAGTTCCTAATTTGTCTGCCATATGTTTATACGCTTCATGGCTATTTAATATAAtgcattgaaaaaaagaaattaatttgattaatcaaGTTTaggcaattaaaaaaataatcagttACGGAATACATTGAAgacgtaaatataaaaaaataatcattacgTTTTAAAAAACCTTTCTTCAGCAAGAATTGCATCAACTATTTCTTTGTTTTCATCGATAGCTTTTTGACTACGATTGACAACACCAATGTAGCCACGTCGTAATGGTAATAAACGGTTTTCCAAAATGTCGAGGGCATTTGTTCCATCATCCATTAGATCCAATTTAGTTATAACTCCAATGGTTCTTAAtcctaaataaaataattgacatttACGTTCAGAGATATATTGAATAGAAATAAGTTTAattgaagatgaaaaataacgATTAATAATTGAACTCATCATTATTACCTTTTGGGTCTACTTCCTTGGCAAGTTTTAAAGCGTCACTATTTGCCAGATCAGTATTTGCCGGAGTAACAGCCAAAATGAGACACGATTCCTTCGATATAAATTCGAGTATCATTTTGCGAATTTGAGTTTCAATGTCAGGTGGCTGATCACCGATTGCAATTTTTGTAAGACCAGGTAGATCAACCAAAGTCAAATTTAACactaatcaaaattaaaaaaaataaaaattcattgaagcaaatttaattaatttagcaattttaaatattattttgatattttacctTTTGAAGAATATATTCGAAGATTTATTGGATCATTTGAGATGCCCTTTTTTCCATCGGTGACTAGGTCAGTGTCCTCTTCAATTTCTCGTCTAACTTGATTAAAATCAAGAAACTTTTTACCGGGACAATGGGAAAACTCGGCATactctatataaaaaaaaatatttataaataattatcaaaaaaagtaagtttgagttgaaaaaatatagaattatctggtttaatgaaaaattacctTGATCTTGATTTTCGATGTTAATCAATTGCAATACAAGTGGTCGTCTTGTGACGATACCAGAACCTCGTGGAAGAAAGTCCCtagaatcattatttatatattagtcaaataaaataaatgaatttaaaatgttcACAAGTGCCCAGCAAGTGGATGCCGAAAAGTGACAAGACATTGCCTGCACACATACGCAGTTCAGTGAACACGAAGGGCTTTGTCTTTACAACGCTGTATAACATTGTGACTCGCAGTGTGAGAGCGTCGTAAATCATGCTTACGAGTTACGATATATGAATGAGTAAAAACTGTAAAATGTTTACCTTCCAACAAAATTTTCGAGTACAGAGCTTTTGCCTGCACTTTGGCCTCCGACAACTGCTATTTGTGGCAAATCCAATTTTGATGTAACTCTTGATCGAGTAGTTACATCTTGAAGACGATTTACAATCGAAATCAAACTCTCCATCCCACTGTTACCAGCCATTTTTTTATCTGCTTGATTGCTGTAAATACTGTAGATAAAAAGAGAATTTAACTGATcatttagtatatattttttttttttatccttttctaaaatttttaagcgttcgttgtttttttttcttattatcaatgataacttgtatattaatttatcatacaaAGTAGTGATTtgataaaactaaaatttgaGCCAgtcttataattataattgtttattatcccatatttttgtgattatttcTTTTACTAAATTCAAGAATTTGATAACAATAGTTTCTATGAATTGAAGAACGCGTCACGTCCgttatcaatgttttttttttttgtctacagTAAGTGACTAAATAATatgcatatattattttcaaacgaataaaatgaaactgaaatatattatcaaaataaataaatttaaaaaaaacactaaaaccaaatttgattataaattgtgtttgtgtatttttttagtttcaaaGCGCAAagctttttgtttatataacaTGTATTTGTGGCTTGCTTaacaaaggaaaaaaaaaaaaaagaatatcgACCTTGAAAAAACGTTCACCGGCcggctttttatttttcttatgttTACACACGCTCAACCGTcgttttcataaaaaaaataacataataaattacgaattttttattattaaatatacctattt includes:
- the LOC122859445 gene encoding dynamin-like, which gives rise to MAGNSGMESLISIVNRLQDVTTRSRVTSKLDLPQIAVVGGQSAGKSSVLENFVGRDFLPRGSGIVTRRPLVLQLINIENQDQEYAEFSHCPGKKFLDFNQVRREIEEDTDLVTDGKKGISNDPINLRIYSSKVLNLTLVDLPGLTKIAIGDQPPDIETQIRKMILEFISKESCLILAVTPANTDLANSDALKLAKEVDPKGLRTIGVITKLDLMDDGTNALDILENRLLPLRRGYIGVVNRSQKAIDENKEIVDAILAEERFFKTHEAYKHMADKLGTPYLQKVLNQQLTTHIRESLPALRKKLLDQKQLYEKDLNMDDMNLDDSASKTKSMIQMVNELRSKFVNTIGCYESDEIGEFLNGGSKICYLMHEKLPREITAITLSGNDTVRREIKLAILNIRGVRLGMFTPDMAFEAVAKKQISHLKKPAVDCVSEVIEELNQLLYDCTKVMARYPRLQELTEEKLMTYLKTCEKQCQKQLCDLLEFELSYINTKHVDFVGLEKADEKSLQNAQSMTKKIIMDEDDDLHEKFQTNPKITQEVDKFKILVDSYMSIVTKTVQDLVPKTIMCMIIKKVKNFINVELLSQLLNSENILSFVELGEAEKSKQDDLKRVYKASEDALKILTKVSAYLVPNN